The window TTAACGTGAAATGGTATTATCTTACGGAACGACTTCTTTACACAGAAGTCGTTACGCCCCTTCCACAGGTAGGGAAGAAAGTTTTTGGTATACATAGTTCCTGAGGGCTACTTACTACTTATAAGAACAAACTCACTCAATACTTAGTTTACCTAATAATTAGTAATTAATAAATTTAGTTTAACGTATATTTTGTTTGCTAAAGGCTTGTATTGTAGCTAAGGTTATGCAATCATACTAAATTAATCACCGATAAATCGGTCGATGATTAGTATTTTGTATAGATACAGCGCAAACGTAGCGCGATGAAACGATTTAGACATTGTCAAAACTGAACACACACGGCAAAAGATTCGTATCCGTGGAGAAATGATCGTGACTATTGCACTAGAACGTCCTAAGAAGAAAACTCGTTCCGCAGAGATTCGAGAGCAACTAGGTTATCCCGTCATTGATACCGATGTGCATACTCAGGAATTTGAACCTGTATTTCTTGATTATTTAGCTGAGGTTGGTGGTTCCAAGATTGTAGATAGCTTTCGGGAACATCTACCCGGAGCTGGGCGTTATCGTTGGTTTCAGCAAACTTGGGAAGAACGCCGTCGCTACCGTACTGCCCGTCCTCCCTTTTGGGGGCGTCCTACCAAAGATACGCTAAATTTAGCAACTATTAGTTTACCCAAATTGCTGCACGAACGCTTGCAAGAAGCAGGAACAGATTTTGCGATCCTTTATCCTAATCTGGCAACTCTAGCACCACAAATTAAGAATGAAGAAATGCGACGGGCAGTTTGTCGAGCTGCCAACCTCTATCATGCAGACATCTTCCGTCCTTATCGCGATCGCCTCACTCCCATTGCCACCATTCCTCTCAACACACCAGAGGAAGGAATTGAGGAATTGGAATATGCAGTGAACATCCTGGGACTCAAAGCAATTCAAATTCCCGGCTATGTTACCCGTGTCATTCCTGCCTTCGAGAAATATTCAGAAGAAGTGCAAAGGGAAGCAACTTGGATTGATACCTTTGCCTTAGATAGTGCCTACGATTACGATCCTTTCTGGGCGAAGTGCGTAGAATCGAAAGTTGTCCCCACCACTCACGCTTCCGGTATGGGTTGGACTGCTCGGCGTTCGATTTCCAATTACCAATACAATCATATTGGTCACTTTGCTTCAGCAGGTGAAGCATTCTGCAAAGCACTGTTCTTTGGTGGTGTTACTCGTCGCTTTCCTACCTTGAAATTTGCTTTTCTAGAAGGTGGTTCTGTTTGGGGTGCCAGCCTCTACACAGATATCATTTGGCATTGGGAAACCCGTAACCCAGAGATATTACAGAACAATCATCCTGGGAATGTCAACAAAGAGGAATTACGCGAACTGTTCGCTCGTTATGGCGGGCCAGAAATTAACGATCGCTTTGAGCAAATTGGTAGCGGTTTAGGTTTCCACGGCAAATACTTTGCACCAGAAGATCCCGGCGAACTAAATGAATTTGCTGCGGCTGGAATCACAAAAGCCGAAGATGTGCGCGATCGCTTTTTAAATCACTTCTACTTTGGCACCGAATCAGATGATACCCGTGTTGCCTATGCCTTCCATCAAAAGGCTAACCCCTTTAACGATAGAGTGAAAGCATTCCTGGGTTCTGATTCCGGCCATTGGGATGTACCTGATATTACAGCTGTGGTATCTAATGCTCACAGCATGGTAGAACGGGGAATTCTCAGCGAAGAAGACTTGCGTTATTTCTTATCTATCCATCCTTTGGAGTTATATACCAGCCTCAATCGTGACTTCTTCAAGGGAACGACAATAGAAAAAGAGGCAGAAGAATATCT is drawn from Chlorogloeopsis sp. ULAP01 and contains these coding sequences:
- a CDS encoding amidohydrolase family protein encodes the protein MTIALERPKKKTRSAEIREQLGYPVIDTDVHTQEFEPVFLDYLAEVGGSKIVDSFREHLPGAGRYRWFQQTWEERRRYRTARPPFWGRPTKDTLNLATISLPKLLHERLQEAGTDFAILYPNLATLAPQIKNEEMRRAVCRAANLYHADIFRPYRDRLTPIATIPLNTPEEGIEELEYAVNILGLKAIQIPGYVTRVIPAFEKYSEEVQREATWIDTFALDSAYDYDPFWAKCVESKVVPTTHASGMGWTARRSISNYQYNHIGHFASAGEAFCKALFFGGVTRRFPTLKFAFLEGGSVWGASLYTDIIWHWETRNPEILQNNHPGNVNKEELRELFARYGGPEINDRFEQIGSGLGFHGKYFAPEDPGELNEFAAAGITKAEDVRDRFLNHFYFGTESDDTRVAYAFHQKANPFNDRVKAFLGSDSGHWDVPDITAVVSNAHSMVERGILSEEDLRYFLSIHPLELYTSLNRDFFKGTTIEKEAEEYLVSVGR